From one Leptidea sinapis chromosome 22, ilLepSina1.1, whole genome shotgun sequence genomic stretch:
- the LOC126970871 gene encoding uncharacterized protein LOC126970871 — MCDTETLILAIEKVPCLWNITHEDYHNKDVRDSAWEQVCKEVINNWESHTKTERLNKSADLKRKWTHVRDYYRKEIQKNKSNPSAKKSKKYIYADILHFLFPIFDKRTSERNSESDESDDIVKDVNDREENTKGSKTINSPSAVAPLLSKTSKKRDIIYKIASSHEEKEKRKGVKPKQVFREEDDDTKFLLSFRTYMRRMNVNQTIDFKIGMLQLVKKINMENANCSSPNATNIDYQFSDNTLSSEPSPDYILPHRDRYEKLPQ, encoded by the exons ATGTGCGATACCGAAACGCTAATTCTAGCGATTGAAAAAGTCCCATGCTTGTGGAATATTACTCACGAAGATTACCATAACAAGGATGTAAGGGATTCGGCGTGGGAACAAGTATGTAAAGAAGTTATCAATAATTGGGAGTCTCATACTAAGACGGAGCGATTGAACAAAa GTGCCGATTTAAAAAGGAAATGGACACATGTAAGAGATTATTATAGAaaggaaatacaaaaaaataaaagtaatccAAGTGCaaaaaaatcgaaaaaataCATCTATGCAGATATATTACATTTCTTATTTCCAATCTTTGATAAAAGAACATCGGAAAGAAACTCCGAAAGTGATGAATCAGATGACATTGTAAAAGATGTTAATGACAGAGAAGAAAACACCAAAGGAAGCAAAACTATTAATTCGCCATCAGCAGTAGCACCACTTCTATCTAAAACAAGCAAAAAAAGGGATATCATATATAAAATCGCAAGCTCACATGAGGAGAAGGAGAAAAGGAAAGGAGTTAAACCAAAACAAGTCTTTAGAGAAGAAGACGATGACACAAAGTTTCTTCTCAGTTTCCGAACTTACATGAGAAGAATGAATGTCAATCAAACAATTGATTTCAAAATTGGTATGCTACAgttggtaaaaaaaattaatatggaAAATGCAAACTGTTCTTCACCCAACGCTACTAATATTGACTACCAATTTAGCGATAATACATTATCTTCAGAACCAAGCCCTGATTATATTCTGCCGCATAGGGACCGGTATGAAAAACTTCCACAGTAA